The following proteins are co-located in the Pseudomonas sp. ATCC 13867 genome:
- a CDS encoding GntR family transcriptional regulator: MRLVPAARPPMSAEDEAYDYLLQAICTGRYKTGDRLVAEDIASEIGMSRMPVRGAFKRLDAEGLVTLRPNRGAIVSGLNIEEMREVFEMRSALEGLAIRIAVAKLSERDIARLERMLDEMDDYRDDSAEWVSRHRAFHEYLCSLAGRPRLLRQITALYSVIEPHMRLWLQHVDKPMSAREEHTVILDALRSGDAREAERVICDHIEGTIPSLAKFLEAQAT; the protein is encoded by the coding sequence ATGCGCCTGGTACCCGCTGCCCGCCCGCCGATGAGCGCCGAAGACGAGGCTTACGACTATCTCCTCCAGGCCATCTGCACCGGCCGCTACAAGACCGGCGACCGCCTGGTGGCCGAAGATATCGCCAGCGAGATCGGCATGAGCCGCATGCCCGTACGCGGCGCCTTCAAGCGTCTGGACGCCGAGGGCCTGGTGACCCTGCGGCCCAATCGCGGGGCCATCGTCAGCGGCCTGAACATCGAGGAAATGCGCGAAGTCTTCGAGATGCGCAGCGCCCTGGAGGGCCTGGCCATCCGCATCGCCGTGGCGAAACTCTCCGAACGCGACATCGCCCGCCTGGAACGCATGCTCGACGAGATGGACGATTACCGCGACGACAGCGCCGAGTGGGTTAGCCGCCACCGCGCTTTCCACGAATACCTCTGCAGTCTTGCCGGGCGTCCGCGCCTGCTGCGCCAGATCACCGCGCTGTACTCGGTGATCGAGCCGCACATGCGCCTGTGGCTGCAGCACGTCGACAAGCCCATGAGCGCCCGCGAGGAACACACCGTGATCCTCGACGCCCTGCGCTCGGGCGATGCCCGCGAAGCCGAGCGGGTGATCTGCGACCACATCGAGGGGACCATTCCCTCTCTCGCGAAATTCCTGGAGGCGCAAGCCACCTGA
- a CDS encoding ABC transporter substrate-binding protein — protein sequence MFERRIPQCLLALCLAAPLAHAEVKIPDRLQNVDKVTFCGGMDSPPMGFYDASQKLTGVTIDLGEAIAKRLGDKRIDWRITPFSGLIPALLAGQCDMLVDQLFDKPERREVIDMVNYMYSSQAVVVAKGNPEGIRTLDDLSGKKVAVLNGSTIRTLLDAHNEKLAKAGKPPMKVVVYNTDTDAFQSLRIRQTDAYGTTVETAGYYQSMAPDLFEIGVPAFARILTGLGIRKEDKQLSEAVTQIIKDMQTDGSYAALLAKWHIEGDKLD from the coding sequence ATGTTCGAACGCAGGATCCCACAGTGCCTTCTCGCCCTTTGCCTGGCCGCGCCCCTGGCGCACGCCGAGGTGAAGATTCCCGACCGTTTGCAGAACGTCGACAAGGTGACCTTCTGCGGCGGCATGGACTCGCCGCCGATGGGGTTCTATGACGCCTCGCAGAAGCTCACCGGGGTGACCATCGACCTGGGCGAGGCGATCGCCAAGCGTCTGGGCGACAAGAGGATCGACTGGCGCATCACGCCCTTCTCCGGGCTGATCCCGGCGCTGCTCGCCGGTCAGTGCGACATGCTGGTGGACCAGCTGTTCGACAAGCCCGAGCGGCGCGAAGTGATCGACATGGTCAACTACATGTACTCCAGCCAGGCCGTGGTGGTCGCCAAGGGCAACCCCGAGGGCATCCGCACGCTGGACGATCTCTCCGGCAAGAAGGTCGCGGTGCTCAACGGCTCGACCATCCGCACCCTGCTCGATGCCCACAACGAGAAGCTGGCCAAGGCCGGCAAGCCGCCGATGAAGGTGGTGGTCTACAACACCGATACCGACGCCTTCCAGTCCCTGCGCATCCGCCAGACCGACGCCTACGGCACCACCGTGGAAACCGCCGGCTACTACCAGAGCATGGCGCCGGACCTGTTCGAGATCGGCGTGCCGGCCTTTGCGCGCATCCTCACCGGCCTCGGCATCCGCAAGGAAGACAAGCAACTGAGTGAAGCCGTCACCCAGATCATCAAAGACATGCAGACCGACGGCAGCTATGCCGCGCTGCTGGCCAAGTGGCACATCGAAGGCGACAAACTGGACTGA
- a CDS encoding LysR substrate-binding domain-containing protein has product MEDLNTLYYFTQVVEHGGFAAAGRALDMPKSKLSRRVAELEERLGVRLLQRTSRHCSLTEIGQAYYQRCLAMRVEAEGAAEVIERNRSEPRGLVRLACPTTLLNSWVGPMLTRYMLKYPMVELFIESTNRRVDLLHEGFDVALRVRFPPLENTDMVMKVLANSTQCLVGHPELVARLSGNFRPEDLGSLPSLHWGASQREYQWELFNPDSERLVIAHRPRMVTDDLLALRNSVVAGVGIAHLPRVAVREDLASGALVELLPGWTPRCGIVHAIFPSRRGLLPSVRTLIDFLAEEFSRSDMA; this is encoded by the coding sequence ATGGAAGACTTGAATACCCTCTACTACTTCACCCAGGTGGTGGAGCATGGTGGTTTCGCTGCGGCCGGCCGCGCTCTGGACATGCCCAAGTCCAAGCTCAGCCGGCGCGTGGCCGAGCTGGAGGAGCGCCTGGGCGTGCGGCTGCTGCAGCGCACCAGCCGGCACTGTTCGCTGACCGAGATCGGCCAGGCGTATTACCAGCGTTGCCTGGCCATGCGGGTAGAGGCGGAGGGCGCGGCGGAAGTGATCGAGCGCAACCGCAGCGAGCCGCGCGGGCTGGTGCGCCTGGCCTGTCCGACGACACTGCTCAATTCCTGGGTGGGGCCGATGCTGACGCGCTACATGCTCAAGTACCCGATGGTGGAGTTGTTCATCGAGAGCACCAACCGGCGCGTCGATCTGCTCCATGAGGGGTTCGACGTGGCGTTGCGAGTGCGCTTCCCGCCGCTGGAGAACACCGACATGGTGATGAAGGTACTGGCCAACAGTACCCAGTGCCTGGTAGGGCATCCGGAACTGGTGGCGCGCTTGTCAGGGAACTTCCGGCCCGAGGACCTCGGCAGCCTGCCGAGCCTGCACTGGGGCGCTTCGCAGCGGGAGTACCAGTGGGAGTTGTTCAATCCCGATAGCGAGCGGCTGGTGATTGCGCACCGGCCGCGCATGGTCACCGATGACCTGCTGGCCCTGCGCAACAGCGTGGTGGCGGGGGTCGGTATCGCGCACCTGCCGAGGGTCGCAGTGCGCGAGGACCTGGCCTCCGGCGCACTGGTGGAGCTGCTGCCGGGCTGGACCCCCAGGTGCGGGATCGTCCATGCGATCTTCCCGTCGCGGCGTGGCCTGCTTCCGTCGGTGCGGACCCTGATCGACTTCCTCGCCGAGGAGTTCAGCCGTAGCGACATGGCATGA
- a CDS encoding amino acid ABC transporter permease — translation MNFSWDVFWQYLLRPSDIYLYGLWLTCVIAVSAMLLGCVLGLLAALMRLSSNPLLQYPVRFYVWLMRGTPLLVQIVFLYTALAAGGIFRFEDLDLGLFILPGNIQAAIIALGLNEGAYMAEIIRAGIGAVDKGQYEAGKSLGMTFPKLMRRIVLPQAFRVIVPPLGNEFNVMLKNTTLVSVIGVQELLLSTQMVTSATFRVFELYLVVAIYFLALTTLWGFFQRWLEVRFGKSDGHATAPNRLFGRQAMKLLRGR, via the coding sequence ATGAACTTCAGTTGGGACGTTTTCTGGCAATACCTGCTGCGGCCGAGCGACATCTACCTCTACGGCCTCTGGCTGACCTGCGTGATCGCCGTCAGCGCCATGCTCCTGGGCTGCGTGCTCGGGCTGCTGGCGGCGCTGATGCGCCTGTCCTCCAACCCGCTGCTGCAATACCCGGTGCGCTTCTACGTGTGGCTGATGCGCGGCACGCCGCTGCTGGTGCAGATCGTCTTCCTCTACACCGCGCTGGCCGCCGGCGGCATCTTCCGTTTCGAGGACCTGGACCTGGGGCTGTTCATCCTGCCGGGCAATATCCAGGCGGCGATCATCGCCCTGGGACTGAATGAAGGCGCGTACATGGCCGAGATCATCCGCGCCGGCATCGGCGCGGTGGATAAGGGCCAGTACGAGGCTGGCAAGTCCCTGGGGATGACCTTCCCCAAGCTGATGCGCCGCATCGTGCTGCCGCAAGCCTTCCGGGTGATCGTTCCGCCGCTGGGCAACGAGTTCAACGTGATGCTGAAGAACACCACGCTGGTCAGCGTGATCGGCGTGCAGGAACTGCTGCTGAGCACCCAGATGGTCACCTCGGCGACCTTCCGCGTGTTCGAGCTGTATCTGGTCGTGGCCATCTACTTCCTGGCGCTGACCACCCTGTGGGGCTTCTTCCAGCGTTGGCTGGAAGTGCGCTTCGGCAAATCCGACGGCCATGCCACCGCACCGAACCGCCTGTTTGGCCGGCAGGCGATGAAACTGCTGAGGGGGCGTTGA
- the katG gene encoding catalase/peroxidase HPI, which produces MSDEKKASCPFNHTAGGGPTNRDWWPNQLRLDLLHQHSSKSNPMEESFDYAEAFKSLDLNAVKQDLRAVMTNSQDWWPADFGHYGPLFIRMAWHAAGTYRIGDGRGGAGRGQQRFAPLNSWPDNVSLDKARRLLWPVKQKYGNKLSWADLIVLTGNVALESMGFKTFGFAGGREDVWEPDMDVYWGDERTWLGDERYTGDRDLENPLAAVQMGLIYVNPEGPNGNPDPLAAAIDIRETFARMAMNDEETVALIVGGHTFGKTHGAGPADNVGAAPEAAGLEEQGLGWRSSYQTGVGTDAITSGLEVVWTSTPTKWSNNFLWNLYGYEWELTKSPAGAHQWQPKHGAGAGSIPDPFDPNKRRGPTMLTTDISLRTDPIYEKITRRFHEHPEQLAEAFARAWFKLTHRDMGPRARYLGPEVPAEELIWQDPIPAVDHPLVDANDVAALKAKVLASGLSVSELVSTAWASASTFRGSDKRGGANGARIRLAPQKDWPVNQPTQLAKVLKVLEGIQGDFNGSAAGGKKISLADLIVLAGSAAVEKAAKDAGYGVAVDFAPGRMDASQEQTDVESVGMLEPRADGFRNFLKARYPVLPEHLLVDKAQLLTLTAPEMTVLVGGLRVLGANVDQSPHGVFTGKPGTLSNDFFVNLLDMGTEWKPTSSANELYEGRDRKTGEVKWTGTRIDLVFGSNSQLRALAEVYACSDSGQKFVDDFARAWTKVMNLDRFDLR; this is translated from the coding sequence ATGAGTGACGAAAAAAAAGCGAGCTGCCCGTTCAACCACACCGCTGGTGGCGGCCCGACGAACCGTGACTGGTGGCCGAATCAGCTGAGGCTGGACCTGCTCCACCAGCACTCCTCCAAGTCCAATCCGATGGAGGAATCCTTCGATTACGCCGAGGCGTTCAAGAGCCTCGACCTCAACGCGGTGAAGCAGGATCTGCGGGCCGTGATGACCAACTCGCAGGACTGGTGGCCGGCTGACTTCGGCCACTATGGCCCGCTCTTCATCCGCATGGCCTGGCACGCCGCCGGCACCTACCGCATCGGCGACGGCCGGGGCGGCGCGGGGCGCGGACAACAGCGTTTCGCCCCGCTCAACAGCTGGCCGGACAACGTCAGCCTGGACAAGGCCCGCCGGCTGCTCTGGCCGGTCAAGCAGAAATACGGCAACAAGCTCTCCTGGGCCGACCTGATCGTCCTCACCGGCAACGTCGCGCTGGAGTCAATGGGCTTCAAGACCTTTGGCTTCGCCGGCGGTCGTGAAGACGTATGGGAACCGGACATGGACGTCTACTGGGGCGACGAGAGGACCTGGCTGGGCGACGAGCGCTACACCGGCGACCGCGACCTGGAAAACCCGCTGGCCGCCGTGCAGATGGGCCTGATCTACGTGAACCCGGAGGGCCCCAACGGCAACCCCGACCCGCTGGCGGCCGCCATCGACATCCGCGAGACTTTCGCGCGCATGGCGATGAACGACGAGGAAACCGTGGCGCTGATCGTCGGCGGCCACACCTTCGGCAAGACCCACGGCGCGGGCCCCGCCGACAATGTCGGAGCCGCCCCGGAAGCCGCCGGCCTGGAAGAACAGGGCCTGGGTTGGCGCAGCAGCTACCAGACCGGGGTGGGTACCGATGCCATCACCAGCGGCCTGGAAGTGGTCTGGACCTCCACTCCGACCAAGTGGAGCAACAACTTCCTGTGGAACCTGTACGGCTACGAATGGGAGCTGACCAAGAGCCCGGCCGGCGCCCACCAGTGGCAGCCCAAGCATGGCGCCGGGGCGGGCAGCATCCCGGACCCGTTCGACCCGAACAAGCGCCGCGGCCCGACCATGCTCACCACCGACATCTCGCTGCGCACCGACCCGATCTACGAAAAGATCACCCGGCGTTTCCACGAGCATCCCGAGCAACTGGCCGAGGCCTTCGCCCGCGCCTGGTTCAAGCTGACCCACCGCGACATGGGCCCGCGCGCCCGCTACCTGGGCCCGGAAGTACCGGCTGAAGAACTGATCTGGCAGGACCCGATCCCCGCGGTCGATCATCCTCTGGTGGATGCCAACGACGTGGCGGCGCTCAAGGCCAAGGTGCTGGCTTCCGGGCTGAGCGTCTCGGAACTGGTTTCCACCGCCTGGGCCTCGGCGTCCACCTTCCGTGGTTCCGACAAGCGCGGTGGCGCCAACGGCGCGCGCATCCGCCTGGCACCGCAGAAGGACTGGCCGGTGAACCAGCCCACGCAGTTGGCCAAGGTGCTCAAGGTGCTGGAAGGCATCCAGGGCGATTTCAACGGTTCCGCCGCCGGTGGCAAGAAAATCTCCCTGGCCGACCTGATCGTGCTGGCCGGTAGCGCCGCCGTCGAGAAGGCCGCCAAGGATGCCGGCTACGGTGTCGCCGTGGACTTCGCGCCGGGGCGCATGGACGCCAGCCAGGAGCAGACCGACGTGGAGTCGGTCGGCATGCTGGAGCCGCGCGCCGATGGTTTCCGCAACTTCCTCAAGGCCAGGTACCCGGTCCTGCCGGAACACCTGCTGGTGGACAAGGCACAACTGCTGACCCTGACCGCGCCGGAAATGACCGTCCTGGTCGGGGGCCTGCGCGTGCTGGGCGCCAACGTCGACCAGTCGCCGCATGGCGTGTTCACCGGCAAGCCGGGCACCCTGAGCAATGACTTCTTCGTCAACCTGCTGGACATGGGCACGGAGTGGAAACCGACATCCTCTGCCAACGAGCTGTACGAAGGACGCGACCGCAAGACCGGCGAGGTGAAATGGACCGGCACCCGCATCGACCTGGTGTTCGGCTCCAACTCGCAACTGCGGGCATTGGCGGAGGTCTATGCCTGCTCCGACTCCGGGCAGAAGTTCGTCGATGACTTCGCCAGGGCCTGGACCAAGGTGATGAATCTCGATCGGTTCGATCTGCGCTGA
- the ycaC gene encoding isochorismate family cysteine hydrolase YcaC, whose protein sequence is MTTSFTYNRLDKDNAAVLLVDHQAGLLSLVRDIEPDKFKNNVLALADLAKYFKLPTILTTSFETGPNGPLVPELKEMFPDAPYIARPGNINAWDNEDFVKAVKATGKKQLIIAGVVTEVCVAFPALSALEEGFEVFVVADASGTFNEVTRDAAWRRMEAAGAQLMTWFGVACELHRDWRNDIEGLAALFSNHIPDYRNLITSYNALSGGK, encoded by the coding sequence ATGACGACTTCTTTCACCTACAACCGTCTCGACAAGGACAACGCCGCCGTTCTGCTGGTGGATCACCAGGCCGGCCTGCTCTCGCTGGTTCGTGATATCGAGCCGGACAAGTTCAAGAACAACGTCCTGGCCCTGGCCGACCTGGCCAAGTACTTCAAGCTGCCAACCATCCTCACCACCAGCTTCGAAACCGGCCCCAACGGCCCACTGGTGCCGGAACTCAAGGAAATGTTCCCCGATGCGCCCTACATCGCCCGCCCCGGCAACATCAATGCCTGGGACAACGAAGACTTCGTCAAGGCGGTCAAGGCCACCGGCAAGAAGCAACTGATCATCGCCGGCGTGGTCACCGAGGTGTGCGTGGCCTTCCCGGCGCTCTCGGCACTGGAAGAAGGCTTCGAGGTGTTCGTGGTGGCCGATGCATCCGGCACCTTCAACGAAGTCACCCGTGACGCTGCCTGGCGCCGCATGGAGGCCGCCGGCGCACAACTGATGACCTGGTTCGGCGTGGCCTGTGAGCTGCACCGCGACTGGCGCAACGACATCGAAGGGCTGGCCGCGCTGTTCTCCAATCACATCCCGGATTACCGCAACCTGATCACCAGCTACAACGCCCTGAGCGGAGGCAAGTAA
- the mqo gene encoding malate dehydrogenase (quinone), translating into MIKKVSGALLGLALAVNCAPAFAETKKVDVLLIGGGIMSTTLGVWLNELEPGWSMEMVERLDGVAQESSNGWNNAGTGHSALAELNYTPEDKDGNVTIAKAVEINESFQISRQFWAWQVQNGVLKNPRSFINTTPHMSFVWGDDNIAFLKKRYEALQQSPLFRGMQYSEDPAQIAKWVPLMMQGRDPAQKIAATWTPIGTDVNFGEITRQFAAHLQSQPNFSLKLSSEVEDITRNDDGTWRVEYRNLKDGSVTQTDARFVFIGAGGGALRLLQKSGIEEARDYAGFPVGGSFLVAENPTIAQRHLAKAYGKASVGAPPMSVPHLDTRVLDGKRVILFGPFATFSTKFLKEGSYLDLLASTNVHNVWPMTRVGIDEYPLVEYLAGQLMLSDDDRLAALREYFPEAKAEDWRLWQAGQRVQIIKRDADKGGVLKLGTEIVASADGSIAGLLGASPGASTAAPIMLSVLEKVFKDKLATPQWQAKVRQIVPSYGTRLNDNPEKTRQEWAYTSDVLQLDPPPAIDLTPATPSATAAPAEKAANDLAL; encoded by the coding sequence ATGATCAAGAAAGTTAGCGGGGCGCTGCTGGGCCTCGCTCTGGCAGTGAATTGCGCGCCCGCCTTCGCGGAAACCAAGAAAGTCGACGTGCTGCTGATCGGCGGCGGCATCATGAGCACCACCCTGGGCGTCTGGCTCAACGAGCTGGAGCCCGGCTGGAGCATGGAGATGGTCGAGCGCCTCGACGGCGTCGCCCAGGAAAGCTCCAACGGCTGGAACAACGCCGGCACCGGCCACTCCGCCCTGGCCGAACTGAACTACACCCCCGAGGATAAAGACGGCAACGTCACCATCGCCAAGGCCGTGGAGATCAACGAGTCGTTCCAGATCTCCCGTCAGTTCTGGGCCTGGCAGGTGCAGAACGGCGTACTGAAGAACCCGCGCTCGTTCATCAATACCACCCCGCACATGAGCTTCGTCTGGGGCGATGACAACATCGCCTTCCTCAAGAAGCGCTATGAAGCCCTGCAGCAGAGCCCGCTGTTCCGTGGCATGCAGTATTCCGAGGACCCGGCGCAGATTGCCAAGTGGGTGCCGCTGATGATGCAGGGCCGCGACCCGGCGCAGAAGATCGCCGCCACCTGGACGCCCATCGGCACCGACGTGAACTTCGGCGAGATCACCCGCCAGTTCGCCGCGCACCTGCAGAGCCAGCCGAACTTCAGCCTGAAACTCTCCAGCGAAGTCGAGGACATCACCCGCAACGACGACGGCACCTGGCGCGTCGAGTACAGGAACCTCAAGGACGGCAGCGTCACCCAGACCGACGCCAGGTTCGTCTTCATCGGCGCTGGTGGCGGCGCGCTGCGCCTGCTGCAGAAATCCGGCATCGAAGAGGCCAGGGACTACGCCGGCTTCCCGGTGGGCGGCTCGTTCCTGGTCGCCGAGAACCCGACCATCGCCCAGCGGCACCTGGCCAAGGCCTACGGCAAGGCTTCGGTCGGCGCGCCGCCGATGTCCGTGCCGCACCTGGACACCCGCGTGCTCGACGGCAAGCGCGTGATCCTCTTCGGCCCCTTCGCCACCTTCTCCACCAAGTTCCTCAAGGAAGGTTCCTACCTCGACCTGCTGGCCAGCACCAACGTGCACAACGTCTGGCCGATGACCCGCGTGGGCATCGACGAGTACCCGTTGGTGGAGTACCTCGCCGGCCAGCTGATGCTCTCCGATGATGACCGTCTTGCCGCGTTGCGCGAGTATTTCCCCGAGGCGAAAGCCGAGGACTGGCGCCTGTGGCAGGCCGGCCAGCGCGTGCAGATCATCAAGCGCGACGCGGACAAGGGTGGCGTGCTGAAGCTCGGCACCGAGATCGTCGCTTCCGCCGACGGCAGCATTGCCGGCCTGCTGGGCGCCTCGCCGGGCGCTTCCACCGCCGCGCCGATCATGCTCAGCGTGCTGGAGAAGGTGTTCAAGGACAAACTCGCCACGCCGCAATGGCAGGCGAAGGTCCGCCAGATCGTCCCGAGCTACGGCACCCGGCTGAACGACAATCCGGAGAAGACCCGGCAGGAATGGGCCTACACCAGCGACGTCCTGCAACTGGACCCGCCGCCGGCCATTGACTTGACTCCCGCCACGCCGTCCGCGACTGCCGCACCGGCCGAGAAGGCCGCCAACGACCTGGCGCTCTGA
- a CDS encoding cation-transporting P-type ATPase, giving the protein MTAMRPDGGNVAQSGAGDWHRKTVEQTLADLQTGTDGLAPDEACTRLSRVGPNALPAKASEPIWLRFMQHFNDVLIYILLVAAVATALMGHWTDTLVILLAAVINASIGFFQENKAEKSLAALRGMLSSSARVVRGGQKIEVDASELVPGDIVILRPGDKIPADVRLFDVHHLQVEESMLTGESLTVGKHADALDKEALLADRTNLGFSGTNVSAGNARGVVIETGPATELGRINKLIANVDEGETPLLRQIAELGKRIFQLIIGMMVVLFVIGFFWHDYPFGELLLSLISLAVASVPEGLPAIVSIILSLGVQRMAQNKAIIRKLPTVETLGAMSVICSDKTGTLTMNEMTVKSVLLANGLYAVEGQSYEPKGRITFGGAGDALDTAQQGVLEAFIRAVDICNDSSLQRDDEGRWTVVGGPTEGALKVLARKAALPEIEFRKFGKIPFDSAYKYMARRCDVAGQNLIYLKGAPDVLLRMCQQQLGTDGAQPLDHDYWEREMHHIAGQGLRMLAAAYKPVQPDDGVIDHEDLQHGMIFLGVAGLMDPPRPEAIEAIALCKRAGIQVKMITGDHPDTAVTIAGMLGMGHELQAMTGQQLEQADDEQLKSLAMQYSVFARTSPEHKLRLVRALQANRQVVGMTGDGVNDAPALKQADVGIAMGIKGTEVTKEAADMVLTDDNFSTITNAVREGRRVYDNLKKTVLFILPTNMAQGLLIVMAILAGAVIPLAPLQILWMNMATSTTLSFALAFEPGEPGMMRRPPRNAKESILNGFAVWRVLYVGGLLTAAAFLLEAWMVSNGQDTDHIRTMILHTLVTAQWAYLFNCRLQEAFSLNMALLRNGALLTVTLALILLQCFVIYVPFMQNAFHTVALPFSGWLISLGIGIAVFFAVELEKLLVRHWKAARGRVRASP; this is encoded by the coding sequence ATGACCGCAATGCGACCCGACGGAGGCAACGTCGCCCAATCCGGTGCGGGAGACTGGCACCGCAAGACCGTGGAGCAGACCCTGGCCGATCTGCAGACCGGCACGGACGGCCTTGCCCCCGACGAGGCCTGCACCCGGTTGTCGCGCGTCGGCCCCAATGCGCTGCCGGCCAAGGCATCCGAACCGATCTGGCTGCGCTTCATGCAGCACTTCAACGACGTGCTGATCTACATCCTGCTGGTGGCCGCGGTGGCAACCGCGCTGATGGGCCACTGGACCGATACCCTGGTAATCCTGCTGGCGGCGGTGATCAATGCCAGCATCGGCTTCTTCCAGGAGAACAAGGCGGAAAAGTCCCTGGCGGCCCTGCGCGGCATGCTCAGCAGCAGCGCCCGCGTGGTGCGCGGCGGACAGAAGATCGAGGTGGACGCCAGCGAGCTGGTGCCCGGCGACATCGTGATCCTGCGTCCCGGCGACAAGATTCCCGCCGATGTGCGCCTGTTCGACGTGCACCACCTGCAGGTCGAGGAATCCATGCTCACGGGTGAATCCCTCACCGTGGGCAAACACGCCGACGCACTGGACAAGGAAGCGCTGCTGGCCGACCGCACCAACCTCGGTTTCTCCGGCACCAACGTCAGCGCCGGCAACGCGCGCGGCGTGGTGATCGAGACCGGGCCGGCCACCGAGCTTGGGCGCATCAACAAGCTGATCGCCAACGTCGACGAGGGCGAAACCCCGCTGCTGCGACAGATCGCCGAACTGGGCAAGCGCATCTTCCAGCTGATCATCGGCATGATGGTGGTGCTGTTCGTCATCGGCTTCTTCTGGCACGACTACCCCTTCGGCGAGCTGCTGCTGTCGCTGATCAGCCTGGCGGTGGCCTCGGTGCCCGAGGGCCTGCCGGCGATCGTCTCGATCATCCTGTCGCTGGGCGTGCAGCGCATGGCGCAGAACAAGGCGATCATCCGCAAGCTGCCCACCGTGGAAACCCTGGGCGCCATGAGCGTGATCTGCTCGGACAAGACCGGCACCCTGACCATGAACGAGATGACCGTGAAGAGCGTGCTGCTCGCCAACGGTCTCTACGCGGTGGAGGGCCAGAGCTACGAGCCCAAGGGGCGTATCACCTTCGGTGGTGCGGGCGACGCGCTGGATACGGCGCAACAGGGTGTGCTGGAAGCCTTCATTCGCGCGGTGGACATCTGTAACGACAGCAGCCTGCAACGCGATGACGAGGGTCGCTGGACGGTGGTCGGCGGGCCCACCGAGGGCGCGCTGAAAGTGCTGGCGCGCAAGGCGGCGCTGCCGGAGATCGAGTTCCGCAAGTTCGGCAAGATCCCCTTCGACTCCGCCTACAAGTACATGGCCCGCCGCTGCGACGTCGCCGGGCAGAACCTGATCTACCTCAAGGGCGCGCCGGACGTGCTGCTGCGCATGTGCCAGCAGCAACTGGGCACCGACGGTGCGCAGCCGCTGGACCACGACTACTGGGAACGCGAGATGCACCACATCGCCGGCCAGGGGCTGAGGATGCTGGCGGCGGCCTACAAGCCGGTGCAGCCCGACGACGGCGTGATCGACCATGAAGACCTGCAGCACGGCATGATCTTCCTCGGCGTCGCCGGCCTGATGGACCCGCCGCGCCCCGAGGCCATCGAAGCCATCGCCCTGTGCAAGCGCGCCGGCATCCAGGTGAAGATGATCACCGGCGACCACCCCGACACCGCCGTGACCATCGCCGGCATGCTCGGCATGGGCCACGAGCTGCAGGCCATGACCGGGCAGCAACTGGAGCAGGCCGACGACGAGCAGTTGAAGTCCCTGGCCATGCAGTACTCGGTGTTCGCCCGCACCAGCCCGGAGCACAAGCTGCGCCTGGTCCGCGCGCTGCAGGCCAATCGGCAGGTGGTGGGCATGACCGGCGACGGAGTGAACGATGCGCCGGCGCTGAAACAGGCCGACGTAGGGATCGCGATGGGCATCAAGGGCACCGAGGTGACCAAGGAAGCCGCCGACATGGTGCTCACCGACGACAACTTCTCCACCATCACCAACGCCGTGCGCGAGGGCCGGCGCGTCTACGACAACCTGAAGAAGACCGTGCTGTTCATCCTGCCGACCAACATGGCCCAGGGCCTGCTGATCGTCATGGCGATCCTCGCTGGCGCGGTGATTCCGCTGGCGCCGCTGCAGATCCTGTGGATGAACATGGCAACCTCCACCACCCTCTCCTTCGCGCTGGCCTTCGAACCGGGCGAGCCGGGGATGATGCGGCGCCCGCCACGCAACGCGAAGGAATCGATCCTCAACGGCTTCGCCGTCTGGCGGGTGCTCTACGTGGGCGGACTGCTCACCGCCGCGGCGTTCCTGCTGGAAGCCTGGATGGTCAGCAACGGCCAGGACACCGACCATATCCGCACCATGATCCTGCACACCCTGGTCACCGCGCAGTGGGCGTACCTGTTCAACTGCCGCCTGCAGGAAGCGTTCTCGCTGAACATGGCGCTGCTGCGCAACGGCGCGCTGCTCACCGTGACCCTGGCGCTGATCCTGCTGCAGTGCTTCGTGATCTACGTGCCCTTCATGCAGAACGCCTTCCATACCGTCGCCCTGCCCTTCAGCGGCTGGCTGATTTCGCTGGGCATCGGCATCGCAGTGTTCTTTGCGGTGGAGCTGGAGAAGCTCCTGGTCCGGCACTGGAAGGCCGCGCGCGGCCGGGTTCGGGCATCGCCATGA